Proteins from one Sarcophilus harrisii chromosome 2, mSarHar1.11, whole genome shotgun sequence genomic window:
- the LOC100920426 gene encoding metallothionein-1E-like isoform X2: protein MDPNCSCENGGSCTCAGSCKCKSCRCTSCKKSCCSCCPAGCAKCAQGCVCKAPQTESCSCCQ from the exons ATGGACCCCAACTGTTCCTGCGAGAATG gtGGCTCTTGCACCTGTGCGGGTTCCTGCAAGTGTAAATCCTGCCGATGCACCTCCTGCAAGAAAA gctgctgctcctgctgcccAGCAGGATGTGCCAAATGTGCCCAGGGCTGTGTCTGCAAAGCCCCCCAGACTGAGAGCTGCAGCTGCTGCCAGTGA
- the LOC100920426 gene encoding metallothionein-1E-like isoform X1, with amino-acid sequence MGEGAFLEKARGHLARCCVKGSLGSSQILFLLALEAGGRGWRREKERCGSCTCAGSCKCKSCRCTSCKKSCCSCCPAGCAKCAQGCVCKAPQTESCSCCQ; translated from the exons ATGGGAGAAGGTGCTTTCCTAGAGAAAGCCAGAGGACACCTGGCTCGGTGCTGCGTTAAGGGAAGCCTGGGAAGTTCTCAAATCTTGTTCCTGCTGGCCCTGGAAGCGGGGGGCCGAGGCTGGAGACGGGAGAAGGAAAGAT gtGGCTCTTGCACCTGTGCGGGTTCCTGCAAGTGTAAATCCTGCCGATGCACCTCCTGCAAGAAAA gctgctgctcctgctgcccAGCAGGATGTGCCAAATGTGCCCAGGGCTGTGTCTGCAAAGCCCCCCAGACTGAGAGCTGCAGCTGCTGCCAGTGA
- the LOC105751160 gene encoding metallothionein-1D yields MDPNCDCGSGASCTCATSCKCKSCRCTSCKKSCCSCCPAGCGKCAQGCICKEPQTESCSCCQ; encoded by the exons ATGGACCCCAACTGTGACTGCGGAAGCG GTGCCTCTTGCACTTGTGCAACCTCCTGCAAATGTAAATCCTGCCGATGTACCTCCTGCAAAAAAA GCTGCTGCTCCTGCTGTCCTGCAGGATGTGGCAAATGTGCCCAAGGTTGCATCTGCAAAGAACCCCAGACTGAGAGTTGTAGCTGCTGCCAGTGA